A DNA window from bacterium contains the following coding sequences:
- a CDS encoding cysteine hydrolase, translated as MGRSSRLRQEDTLMRYSADIQVARDLRGRLPDFKVDWQHVALLIIDMQYIDAHPDYGYGLKAKEAGTFATLNYYFDRLAKLVLPNIGRLAGRFRELPQPVIYVRIGSRRSDGSDTSWRYKQFNLLAPPDSKEAQILAEIAPEPGDVVIDKTTSGAFSSTNLDQVLRNMAISSLVISGVATNGCVESTVRTAGDLGYLTYLVEDGCAAFKPELHEESIRDMDHNFALVKTTADILDESFEGEVPPPVAPVGVAAR; from the coding sequence ATGGGACGCTCGAGTCGCTTAAGGCAGGAGGATACGTTGATGCGGTATTCGGCAGACATTCAAGTGGCGCGTGACCTGCGGGGCAGGCTTCCGGACTTCAAGGTCGATTGGCAGCATGTGGCTCTCCTGATCATTGACATGCAGTACATAGACGCCCATCCGGACTACGGGTACGGATTGAAGGCCAAGGAGGCCGGCACGTTTGCAACGTTGAATTACTACTTCGATCGCCTGGCCAAGCTGGTGCTCCCCAACATCGGTCGACTCGCGGGGCGATTCCGTGAACTGCCGCAGCCGGTCATCTATGTCAGGATCGGCAGCCGTCGATCGGACGGGTCCGATACGTCATGGAGATATAAGCAGTTCAACCTGCTAGCACCACCTGATTCGAAAGAAGCCCAGATCTTGGCTGAGATCGCGCCTGAGCCGGGCGATGTCGTAATCGACAAAACGACCTCTGGCGCCTTCAGCTCGACCAATCTGGACCAAGTGCTGCGCAACATGGCCATCAGTAGCCTCGTCATCTCCGGAGTGGCCACGAACGGCTGCGTAGAGAGCACTGTGCGGACGGCTGGAGACCTGGGATATCTAACCTATCTCGTCGAGGACGGATGCGCGGCCTTCAAACCCGAGTTGCATGAAGAATCAATTCGCGACATGGATCACAACTTCGCTCTGGTTAAAACTACGGCCGATATCCTCGACGAATCGTTCGAAGGCGAGGTGCCTCCACCGGTTGCACCCGTTGGGGTTGCCGCGAGATGA
- a CDS encoding aminotransferase class I/II-fold pyridoxal phosphate-dependent enzyme translates to MRCAELRCPLLRGARTLMTIDLRSDTATRPTALMLARMADAEIGSYVFGDDPESARLEREAAVLLGHEAAIFLPTATMANQVALAVHLRPGEEFIVASNSHVLVAEGGGPAAVAGAMPRAINCLDGVLQPQEIRACFAQTRRLPQLLWIENTHTRGGGTVTDVQHVEEYAVIVRLYGASLHVDGARLVNAAVHLDVPVAHLSSPADSVTLSLNKALGAPVGAILAGSSEFIEQAHNVRIRLGGFWRKPGHMAAAGRVALQTPRAVIRRDHAAAKRLAAALARIDGCTTAEPQTNIVLARFGSAQKAMRLRDSLAETGILVGMGDDLTLRLVTHYSADDQAINHVVSRLETWDARVA, encoded by the coding sequence ATGCGTTGTGCTGAGCTCAGATGTCCCCTACTCCGAGGCGCTAGAACGTTGATGACCATCGATCTTCGCAGCGATACCGCTACTCGACCAACCGCGCTGATGCTCGCCAGGATGGCAGACGCTGAGATCGGCTCATACGTCTTCGGGGATGATCCCGAGTCGGCGCGGCTGGAGCGGGAGGCAGCGGTGTTGCTGGGCCATGAGGCGGCCATCTTCTTGCCCACGGCCACGATGGCGAATCAGGTAGCGCTTGCCGTCCACTTGCGACCCGGCGAAGAGTTCATCGTGGCCTCGAACAGCCATGTACTCGTCGCCGAAGGCGGGGGCCCGGCCGCCGTGGCTGGCGCCATGCCGCGAGCAATAAATTGCCTTGACGGCGTGCTGCAACCTCAGGAAATTCGAGCTTGCTTTGCTCAGACCAGGAGGCTACCGCAACTTCTCTGGATTGAAAACACACACACGCGCGGGGGTGGCACGGTGACTGACGTGCAGCACGTGGAGGAGTATGCCGTCATTGTGCGGCTGTATGGCGCCTCGCTTCACGTTGATGGCGCGCGTCTCGTGAATGCCGCCGTACACCTGGACGTGCCAGTGGCTCATCTGTCGTCCCCTGCTGACTCGGTGACCCTGTCGCTGAACAAGGCGTTAGGTGCGCCTGTGGGAGCGATTCTGGCTGGCTCCAGCGAGTTTATCGAGCAAGCCCACAATGTGCGGATCCGTCTGGGAGGATTCTGGCGTAAGCCGGGCCACATGGCTGCGGCCGGCCGTGTGGCGCTCCAGACCCCCCGCGCCGTGATCAGGCGCGATCACGCTGCGGCCAAACGGCTTGCGGCCGCACTGGCGCGGATTGACGGCTGCACTACGGCCGAGCCCCAAACCAACATCGTGCTGGCTCGCTTTGGGTCAGCGCAGAAGGCCATGCGACTCCGGGACAGCCTTGCTGAAACCGGGATTCTTGTGGGCATGGGCGATGACCTGACTCTGCGTTTGGTCACCCATTACTCCGCGGACGATCAAGCGATTAACCATGTGGTGTCTCGCTTAGAGACATGGGACGCTCGAGTCGCTTAA
- a CDS encoding aminopeptidase P family protein translates to MRGGGADVTTRIGAPRPIFYPGDAVRRVKGDKLLRALESAGLDGVLVFKPEAIRYATDFYVKGFRRFLDIEYCLLMDRRGRHALAYSSGSDDYRLPLTSFLEDTRRVSGRVDEWAPVIVDMLTDYGLAAKRVGYDLLPAALDVRLRELAPHLELRSAEAMWEQVSADKHPLEVDCIRRAYDVLAIGIRAGIATVVPKTREIDVAAEIEAAMRRAGNEMTPAITMVASGPNAAIFERVATERVIGERELVILDATAVVNGYTADTARTVLSSGEATAQQQDMYRTVKAALRAAIEAVRPGATCAEIDGAARRSYNASAWSKYGSRWATGHQIGFGLHGAPLVGPGVHEAVKPNMVMCLEPRIHVFDRPESGGVQVEDAVLVTDTGCVVLSSDVPYSEALER, encoded by the coding sequence ATGCGCGGAGGAGGTGCTGATGTGACCACACGGATCGGAGCACCCCGCCCAATCTTCTACCCGGGTGACGCCGTGCGTCGGGTCAAGGGTGACAAGCTTCTGCGGGCATTGGAGTCGGCTGGACTGGATGGAGTGCTGGTTTTCAAACCGGAGGCCATCCGTTACGCCACCGACTTCTATGTCAAGGGCTTTCGGCGTTTTCTCGACATTGAGTACTGCTTACTCATGGACAGGCGCGGGCGGCATGCCCTTGCCTATAGCTCCGGCTCCGACGACTATCGCCTGCCGCTCACCTCGTTCCTTGAAGACACACGCCGTGTCAGTGGTCGAGTTGACGAATGGGCTCCGGTCATCGTCGATATGTTGACTGACTACGGGTTGGCGGCTAAGCGGGTGGGCTACGATCTCTTGCCCGCTGCGCTGGACGTGAGGCTTCGTGAGCTGGCCCCTCACCTCGAGCTGCGATCCGCAGAGGCGATGTGGGAGCAGGTCAGCGCGGACAAGCACCCTTTGGAGGTGGACTGTATCCGGAGGGCCTATGACGTATTGGCCATTGGCATCCGAGCGGGCATTGCCACAGTGGTTCCGAAGACTCGCGAGATCGACGTTGCAGCAGAAATAGAGGCAGCGATGCGCCGGGCCGGCAACGAGATGACGCCGGCGATCACGATGGTCGCGTCCGGGCCAAACGCCGCCATCTTTGAGCGGGTCGCCACTGAACGCGTGATCGGTGAGCGGGAACTCGTCATCTTGGATGCAACCGCGGTCGTCAATGGCTATACGGCCGATACCGCTAGGACGGTGCTGTCGTCCGGAGAAGCGACTGCGCAGCAGCAAGACATGTACCGCACCGTCAAGGCGGCCCTTCGAGCTGCCATCGAAGCTGTACGTCCCGGTGCCACCTGTGCCGAGATAGACGGCGCAGCGCGACGTAGCTACAACGCATCAGCCTGGTCGAAATACGGTTCGCGCTGGGCGACTGGTCATCAAATCGGCTTTGGCCTCCATGGCGCGCCTTTAGTGGGTCCTGGAGTACACGAGGCCGTGAAGCCAAACATGGTCATGTGTCTTGAACCGCGGATCCATGTCTTCGATCGTCCGGAATCGGGTGGTGTGCAGGTTGAAGATGCCGTGCTGGTAACCGATACGGGATGCGTTGTGCTGAGCTCAGATGTCCCCTACTCCGAGGCGCTAGAACGTTGA
- a CDS encoding ATP-binding cassette domain-containing protein produces the protein MSDGPSQRTEPVIVADRVTYTYPEPNPVRAVANISLTVAAGEFIAIIGRNGSGKTTFMKMLIGLLRPTSGKLTLLGRDAGRLSVIELSKRVGYVYQNPDRQIVMDFVKDEIALGPRNQRLELEEVRSRVASASTSLGLSADLESNSFTLSRGLRQRLAIASILAMRPPVMLIDEPTTGQDPAGVHRIMAILRDINENGTTVILITHDVELVAAYATRVIAFADGQLLADGTPYEVFAQPDTLRHTAVAIPPIASLTLKLFGRCCLTVEEATREYQIKRPLLATQLGGQAG, from the coding sequence GTGAGCGACGGGCCTAGCCAGAGAACCGAGCCCGTCATCGTCGCCGACCGGGTCACCTATACGTATCCCGAGCCGAATCCGGTACGAGCGGTCGCCAACATCTCATTGACTGTGGCCGCCGGAGAATTCATCGCGATCATCGGGCGCAACGGTTCGGGTAAGACGACCTTCATGAAGATGTTGATCGGCCTGCTCCGGCCTACCAGCGGGAAGCTAACCCTCCTCGGACGCGATGCGGGCCGGCTTTCAGTCATAGAGCTTTCGAAGCGAGTGGGCTATGTCTATCAGAACCCTGATCGGCAAATAGTCATGGACTTCGTGAAGGATGAGATAGCGCTCGGACCACGAAATCAGCGGTTGGAATTAGAGGAGGTGAGGAGCCGCGTGGCGTCAGCCTCCACGTCGTTAGGTCTTTCTGCCGATTTGGAGTCGAACTCGTTCACGCTCAGTCGCGGCCTGCGCCAGCGCCTGGCGATCGCCTCCATCCTTGCCATGAGGCCCCCCGTCATGCTGATTGACGAACCCACGACCGGCCAGGATCCAGCCGGAGTTCACCGCATTATGGCCATCTTGCGGGACATCAATGAAAACGGCACGACCGTAATCCTGATCACGCATGACGTCGAGCTGGTCGCGGCTTACGCCACCCGAGTAATTGCCTTCGCAGATGGCCAACTTCTGGCCGACGGGACACCTTATGAAGTCTTCGCTCAGCCAGATACTCTCCGGCACACGGCCGTGGCGATCCCACCAATAGCCAGCTTGACACTCAAGTTGTTCGGCCGCTGTTGTTTGACGGTGGAGGAAGCGACAAGGGAGTACCAGATCAAACGGCCGCTATTGGCCACGCAGCTCGGGGGTCAGGCCGGCTGA
- a CDS encoding ABC transporter ATP-binding protein, which yields MASRPVDCAIEFKSFSYRYESSAAPALRDITLKVGKGEFVGLLGPAGSGKSTLLHSISGAIPHFFTTGVSSGSVEVEGKAVAERRLSDLSSFVGTVAQDPEAQIFNLFVQDEVTWTAQNLIIPAGEIKARVAEVSGTFRLDELIDRMTPTLSGGQKQLVALASAIVAKPRILLLDEPTAELDSAATKTFYEVLASLRGGITMIVAEHKLELLAAFADRLILLNDAAVQADAEPGRVIADPDLLASCGYEQPAVFRFLRELALLEGIETIPSLWDVEAAAAWVKAAIASAV from the coding sequence TTGGCAAGCCGGCCTGTCGACTGTGCCATCGAGTTCAAGTCATTCTCGTATCGGTACGAGAGTTCAGCCGCGCCCGCGTTGCGCGACATCACACTCAAAGTGGGCAAGGGAGAATTCGTTGGATTACTAGGGCCAGCTGGCAGTGGAAAGTCGACCCTTCTCCACTCGATCTCCGGTGCGATCCCTCATTTCTTCACCACCGGAGTCAGCAGTGGTTCTGTGGAGGTGGAAGGGAAGGCGGTTGCCGAGCGCCGCCTTTCCGACCTCAGCAGTTTCGTGGGAACCGTCGCGCAAGATCCGGAGGCACAAATCTTCAACCTGTTCGTTCAAGACGAAGTCACGTGGACTGCGCAGAATCTGATCATCCCTGCTGGTGAGATCAAGGCACGCGTCGCCGAGGTCTCGGGCACCTTCCGGCTGGACGAGCTGATCGATAGGATGACCCCGACTCTGTCGGGCGGGCAAAAACAGCTGGTTGCGCTGGCCTCTGCAATCGTCGCCAAGCCGCGAATCCTTCTTCTGGACGAGCCCACCGCCGAGCTCGACAGTGCAGCAACAAAGACCTTCTATGAGGTGCTGGCATCTCTTCGCGGCGGAATAACGATGATCGTGGCGGAGCACAAGCTTGAACTGCTAGCTGCCTTTGCAGACAGACTCATCCTGCTCAACGACGCAGCCGTGCAGGCTGACGCGGAACCCGGCCGAGTCATAGCGGATCCTGACTTGCTGGCGAGCTGCGGGTACGAGCAGCCGGCCGTCTTCCGCTTCCTCAGGGAGCTGGCCTTGCTGGAAGGGATCGAGACCATTCCATCTCTCTGGGATGTTGAGGCGGCGGCCGCTTGGGTTAAAGCGGCGATTGCGTCGGCAGTTTGA
- a CDS encoding IclR family transcriptional regulator, whose translation MTRRWARQPEGDWVPLAFVADVDVAKPTQGANGDSAAGIELVPTQHAHLRARTGLLELGGVVTVSLTPGCGCGIMPYSGTSSQFKAGSLVTLASAGSGTPDRRRRPSPVGLALDVLLTVAGPKQPMTVRELSNHLGWPRSSVHRAMAVLESYGLLVKDQASQLYQLGPRVLMLASGFLSRHDLVSLGTPVANSLRDRLDETTSLQVRVGVRRVPIVIAECSHELRHVLRAGGSYPLFAGAAGKVLVAFGGIPGLAEAVFEDASRHPEEFSRRFDLGVYMEELALIRQKGYATSWNERVQGSVGVAAPVFNSRGQLLGALAVHGPTVRVTQELLNSSIPAVLETAQALSALATNVSPPLGDHFKSSHMSGNQSLGPSIPLQSKPRPRQPSAPRRRPRRKEVQG comes from the coding sequence ATGACTCGCAGGTGGGCCCGGCAACCAGAGGGTGACTGGGTGCCGCTTGCGTTTGTAGCTGACGTAGATGTGGCGAAGCCGACCCAAGGGGCGAACGGTGACTCGGCCGCCGGCATCGAGCTTGTCCCGACGCAACACGCTCACCTCCGAGCCCGGACCGGACTTCTAGAGCTCGGGGGGGTCGTGACAGTGTCATTGACCCCAGGCTGCGGATGTGGCATTATGCCTTACAGTGGGACATCGTCCCAATTTAAGGCAGGCAGCCTTGTGACCCTAGCATCAGCCGGTTCAGGGACCCCCGATAGGCGAAGGCGTCCGTCGCCAGTTGGCCTCGCTCTAGACGTCCTGCTTACTGTGGCCGGTCCGAAGCAGCCCATGACCGTGCGCGAGCTTTCAAACCACCTCGGTTGGCCTCGCAGCAGTGTTCACCGCGCAATGGCTGTGCTCGAATCGTACGGCCTGTTGGTGAAGGACCAGGCTAGCCAGCTCTATCAGCTGGGGCCGCGGGTGCTGATGCTTGCCAGTGGTTTTCTGTCTCGGCACGACCTGGTATCACTGGGGACGCCCGTCGCCAATTCGCTTCGGGATCGCCTCGACGAGACCACTTCTCTACAGGTGCGGGTCGGCGTTAGGCGGGTCCCGATAGTGATCGCTGAATGCTCGCATGAGCTCCGGCACGTGCTCCGCGCTGGCGGCTCCTATCCGCTATTCGCGGGTGCGGCTGGCAAGGTGTTGGTCGCCTTCGGCGGGATCCCTGGCCTCGCTGAAGCCGTATTCGAAGATGCGAGCCGGCATCCGGAGGAATTCAGCCGTCGGTTCGACCTCGGTGTCTATATGGAGGAGCTGGCGCTCATACGACAGAAGGGATACGCGACCAGCTGGAACGAACGTGTGCAGGGTTCCGTTGGTGTCGCAGCTCCCGTCTTCAACTCACGGGGACAGCTGCTGGGTGCTCTCGCCGTTCACGGCCCGACGGTTCGGGTGACCCAAGAGCTCCTTAACAGCTCGATCCCCGCCGTCCTGGAGACGGCGCAAGCTCTCTCGGCTCTGGCGACGAATGTAAGCCCCCCTTTGGGTGATCACTTCAAGTCAAGCCATATGTCCGGGAACCAATCACTTGGGCCGTCGATCCCGTTGCAGTCCAAACCGAGACCAAGACAACCGTCGGCGCCTCGACGCCGACCGAGACGCAAGGAGGTGCAGGGTTAG
- a CDS encoding PAS domain S-box protein, with the protein MPEGRLHRVHDRRGAGVHEGAISVTLSHPPMTSRSGRSPADRDRLTHAIKHELAQRIWGEQAARISKHGYPSLFANSPQPMWIYDVKTLRILDVNQAALERYGYSRDEFLGLTIKDIRPREDVPKFLELIADVPRSDRTGPWRHVLRDGTIIQVLITSHAVEFGEHTARLVMAENLAEDPDLDVD; encoded by the coding sequence GTGCCTGAAGGCCGGCTCCATCGAGTCCACGACCGGCGCGGCGCAGGCGTGCATGAGGGCGCCATCTCGGTCACACTGAGCCATCCGCCGATGACGAGTCGATCAGGTCGGTCGCCTGCTGACCGCGACAGGCTCACGCACGCCATCAAGCACGAGCTGGCACAGCGCATCTGGGGAGAGCAGGCCGCACGAATCTCCAAGCATGGATACCCATCCCTCTTTGCGAACAGCCCCCAGCCGATGTGGATCTATGACGTCAAGACGCTTCGAATCCTCGACGTCAACCAGGCCGCCCTGGAGCGCTATGGATACTCACGCGACGAATTCCTGGGTCTCACGATCAAGGACATCCGGCCACGGGAAGATGTGCCGAAGTTCCTCGAGCTGATCGCCGACGTCCCACGCTCCGATCGAACCGGCCCTTGGCGGCACGTCCTGCGCGACGGCACCATCATTCAGGTTCTGATCACCTCCCACGCGGTCGAATTCGGCGAGCACACCGCGCGCTTGGTCATGGCGGAGAACCTGGCGGAGGATCCTGATCTCGACGTCGACTGA
- a CDS encoding response regulator transcription factor, with translation MRLSRRHIRSSRQTESRIASSWVWRSGGVLPAAGAVETVSLSRLMESRLTAPERHARSRIQQSSRAATRRHGECFVDRLDLDPWSRGFCTRPAMGTSLRTWRTGVDVRRRAENLPQWYVAFNAMDRDTGTRMDAQRLVSARPVRRVRVLVADDDPTFRAALEYLLNNTPGVELVAAASDAEVAIRDACRLLPDVAILDVKMPQGGGPRAAREILQCSPRTRLIAHSVYRDVDSVRTMADAGCATYLVKGLSAMGDLVSAILRPAAGKD, from the coding sequence ATGCGACTCTCGAGGCGCCACATCCGCTCCTCACGCCAGACAGAGTCGAGGATCGCCTCCAGCTGGGTATGGAGGTCAGGAGGCGTCTTGCCTGCGGCCGGCGCGGTTGAGACTGTCTCATTGTCCAGGCTGATGGAGTCGAGGCTGACGGCTCCGGAAAGACACGCCAGATCGCGCATCCAGCAATCCAGCAGAGCCGCCACTCGCCGCCACGGCGAGTGTTTCGTCGATCGCCTCGATTTGGATCCGTGGTCGCGAGGCTTCTGTACCAGACCCGCCATGGGAACCAGTTTGAGAACTTGGAGGACAGGTGTCGACGTACGAAGGAGGGCGGAGAATCTACCTCAATGGTACGTGGCGTTTAACGCAATGGACCGGGACACTGGTACCCGCATGGACGCACAGCGCCTGGTTTCTGCGCGGCCGGTCCGTCGAGTTCGTGTCCTGGTCGCTGACGACGACCCCACGTTCCGCGCTGCCCTCGAGTACCTGCTGAACAACACGCCGGGAGTGGAGCTGGTGGCGGCGGCGAGCGACGCCGAGGTTGCCATCCGCGATGCCTGCCGGCTGCTTCCGGACGTCGCCATCCTGGACGTGAAGATGCCTCAGGGTGGCGGCCCCCGCGCGGCGCGTGAGATCTTGCAGTGCTCGCCGCGAACGCGCCTGATCGCCCACTCCGTCTATCGTGACGTCGACAGTGTGCGCACCATGGCGGACGCGGGTTGCGCAACTTACCTCGTGAAGGGGCTCTCGGCTATGGGAGACCTGGTCAGTGCGATTCTCCGACCGGCTGCCGGCAAAGACTGA
- a CDS encoding GAF domain-containing protein, producing MRFSDRLPAKTEPSRRPNTVSDRLKAGLDGAALLLLARRALRLDAIAQCTVDEGWVDVKLAAKSRAPVSSSRTRTWPALSRMLEEQEAHSLVGEDHSSTAAALQPLPAGSSLAAARVDDRTVIIAGRRGRFTAQDLRDLQLTATASGLVRRNQDLLADLRRGARVSSDTVRALKLRNRQQHAIAELGLMASSGGSEEQLIEMAVDQVADVLRVEFVKVIEAMPGGRTARVRAGIGWPEGVVGSDISMADIPQAALAMETNRSAVVRNIQTDRRFKPSRFLIEHGIVSGISSVIRGKTAPFGELGVHSPRLRRFSRDDVNFVRAMANTLAEAITARRAETELRSSLQALHRTAEERHRLMRRLVDAVEEERKRIAGDVHDDYLQVLAAVTLRLGVLARQIRDPARKEMIGGLAQTVETASNRLRGLIFELRADALQDGLAAALRSYLAEIWEGGPVTWSVNDEKLTDDPPPDLRLVAYRICQEAISNVRKHSGASRMAITLANVDGGLLAGIADNGAGFDAKAHLRPQPGHLGLVAMRERAELASGWLRVKSRIGKGSNVEFWIPFEAVPEPPMPRPEARRARQRKRNRAESAID from the coding sequence GTGCGATTCTCCGACCGGCTGCCGGCAAAGACTGAGCCAAGCAGGCGGCCCAACACGGTTTCCGACCGGTTGAAGGCCGGGCTCGATGGCGCAGCGCTGTTGCTCCTCGCGCGGCGGGCGCTTCGGCTCGACGCGATCGCGCAGTGCACCGTCGACGAAGGGTGGGTTGACGTTAAATTGGCCGCGAAATCCCGCGCCCCCGTGTCGAGCAGCCGCACACGAACTTGGCCCGCCCTGTCCCGGATGCTCGAGGAGCAGGAGGCGCACAGCCTGGTCGGAGAGGACCACAGCTCGACAGCCGCCGCGTTGCAGCCGCTTCCAGCCGGCTCGAGCTTGGCCGCAGCTCGTGTGGACGACCGCACGGTGATCATCGCTGGACGCCGCGGCCGGTTCACGGCCCAAGACCTCCGTGACCTGCAGCTCACGGCGACCGCAAGCGGACTCGTCCGTCGAAATCAAGACTTGCTTGCCGACCTTCGACGCGGTGCGCGTGTTTCGTCTGACACCGTTCGGGCGCTCAAACTGCGAAATCGCCAGCAGCATGCCATCGCCGAATTGGGACTCATGGCCTCGTCGGGCGGCAGTGAGGAGCAGCTCATCGAGATGGCGGTCGATCAGGTCGCTGACGTGTTGCGAGTCGAGTTCGTGAAGGTGATCGAAGCCATGCCCGGAGGCAGGACCGCCCGAGTGCGCGCCGGCATCGGCTGGCCGGAGGGCGTCGTCGGCTCCGACATCTCGATGGCCGACATTCCGCAGGCCGCGCTGGCCATGGAAACGAACCGCTCCGCAGTGGTGAGAAACATACAGACCGATCGCCGGTTCAAACCCTCACGGTTCCTGATCGAGCATGGAATCGTCAGCGGCATCAGCTCGGTCATCCGCGGGAAGACGGCCCCGTTTGGCGAGCTTGGGGTTCACTCCCCCCGCCTTCGACGCTTCAGCCGAGACGACGTGAATTTCGTGCGGGCGATGGCCAACACCTTGGCGGAGGCCATCACGGCGCGCCGCGCCGAGACAGAGCTGCGGAGCAGCCTGCAGGCTCTGCACCGGACTGCCGAAGAGCGCCATCGCCTGATGCGTCGCCTGGTCGACGCGGTCGAAGAGGAGCGCAAGCGCATCGCCGGCGACGTTCACGACGACTACCTTCAGGTGCTCGCCGCCGTGACCCTCCGCCTGGGGGTGCTCGCCCGCCAGATCCGGGACCCGGCCCGCAAAGAGATGATCGGGGGTCTCGCTCAGACGGTCGAGACGGCTTCGAACCGGCTGCGAGGGCTGATCTTCGAGCTCCGAGCGGACGCGCTGCAGGATGGCCTGGCCGCCGCGCTGCGCTCTTATCTCGCCGAGATCTGGGAGGGCGGGCCGGTCACGTGGTCCGTGAACGATGAGAAGTTGACCGACGATCCGCCGCCCGACCTCCGATTGGTCGCCTATCGCATCTGCCAGGAGGCGATCTCCAACGTTCGCAAGCACTCTGGCGCCAGCCGCATGGCGATCACCCTTGCCAACGTCGATGGCGGCCTCCTGGCCGGGATCGCAGACAACGGCGCAGGCTTCGATGCGAAGGCGCACCTGCGGCCCCAGCCCGGCCACCTCGGTTTGGTGGCGATGCGCGAACGAGCTGAGCTCGCAAGCGGCTGGCTCCGCGTGAAAAGTCGAATCGGCAAGGGATCGAACGTGGAATTCTGGATTCCGTTCGAAGCGGTTCCCGAACCCCCGATGCCGCGACCGGAAGCGCGGCGGGCACGGCAACGCAAGCGCAACCGCGCCGAGTCAGCGATCGATTAG
- a CDS encoding response regulator transcription factor translates to MVGPISPTAPRGDAAKARPGAGGKVIDIFLVEDHQLVAEALTMLIDAEGDMHVIARVGSVADAAALAPKIQPDLLLVDFRLPDGTGADVARLVRKQHQRVVVVFLSVVSSPAMLFAAVRAGARGYLLKTQSAAETVSALRRAAGGEMLIPSATLAQLVADQGEFGHLMVKLTPRERELLRLTAEGLDNRTLAERMGIGYATLRGHMRNLIGKLDAHSKLEAVVKATELGLIDR, encoded by the coding sequence TTGGTTGGCCCGATCAGCCCGACAGCTCCCCGCGGCGATGCCGCCAAGGCCCGTCCTGGCGCCGGCGGCAAGGTCATCGACATCTTTCTGGTCGAAGACCATCAGCTGGTGGCCGAGGCCCTGACGATGCTCATCGACGCGGAAGGCGACATGCACGTGATCGCACGAGTCGGATCGGTGGCGGATGCGGCCGCACTGGCGCCCAAAATCCAGCCCGACCTGCTCCTGGTCGACTTCCGGTTGCCCGATGGAACCGGCGCCGACGTCGCACGCCTGGTGCGCAAGCAGCATCAGAGGGTGGTGGTCGTCTTCCTGAGTGTGGTCTCCAGCCCCGCCATGCTGTTCGCCGCGGTTCGGGCGGGCGCCCGCGGCTACCTGCTCAAGACGCAATCGGCGGCCGAGACGGTGTCCGCCCTTCGGCGAGCGGCAGGCGGCGAGATGCTGATTCCGAGCGCCACCCTCGCCCAGCTGGTCGCGGACCAGGGCGAGTTCGGGCACCTGATGGTCAAGCTCACCCCGCGGGAGCGGGAACTGTTGCGATTGACCGCCGAAGGACTGGACAACCGAACCCTGGCCGAGCGAATGGGCATCGGTTACGCGACGTTGCGCGGGCACATGCGCAACCTGATCGGCAAGCTCGACGCGCATTCCAAGCTGGAGGCGGTGGTGAAGGCGACCGAGCTCGGTCTAATCGATCGCTGA
- a CDS encoding G/U mismatch-specific DNA glycosylase produces the protein MSPDHPPPGTWRPTSEQLERAWNSRVEDVIGPGLDLLFVGINPGLWSGAVGHHFAHPSSRFWKAIHRSGFTPRLLTAFEEGELLSHGLGLTNLVDRATAAAKDLSRTELIEGAVQLRRKVRRYRPARLAVLGVGAFRLAFNRPGARVGLQQDLVAGTLVWVLPGPSGLNAHYPMAAAVREFERLRDAMRPG, from the coding sequence GTGTCGCCTGACCATCCTCCACCAGGTACCTGGCGGCCCACCTCAGAGCAGCTGGAGCGAGCTTGGAACAGTCGCGTCGAGGACGTGATCGGGCCGGGCTTGGACCTGCTGTTCGTCGGCATCAACCCCGGGCTGTGGTCGGGAGCGGTGGGCCACCACTTCGCGCATCCCAGCAGCAGGTTCTGGAAGGCGATTCATCGCTCCGGATTCACCCCTCGCCTGCTGACGGCATTCGAAGAGGGCGAGCTGCTCAGCCATGGTTTGGGGTTGACAAACCTAGTCGACCGCGCCACCGCGGCGGCCAAGGACCTCAGCCGGACGGAGCTGATCGAAGGTGCCGTGCAACTGAGGCGCAAGGTGCGCCGATACCGTCCGGCACGGCTAGCCGTCCTCGGCGTGGGCGCGTTCAGGCTGGCCTTCAACCGGCCCGGAGCTCGCGTCGGGCTTCAACAGGATCTGGTCGCCGGCACCTTGGTCTGGGTGTTGCCCGGCCCCAGTGGCCTGAATGCCCACTATCCGATGGCGGCGGCCGTGCGGGAATTCGAGAGGTTGCGGGATGCGATGCGTCCCGGATAG